From a single Romeriopsis navalis LEGE 11480 genomic region:
- a CDS encoding MORN repeat-containing protein has product MTKFFELPRYFKLSLVIRAAVLGGAILIMPTQAHARNVDFCRGRVRRDALNGNGRCQFPSGNRFDGKFRDDRREGKGTFTYADGTRCQGNFVADQLTGFAKCRYGNGDRYEGLFQNSVRQGAGKFYYADGTYCEGRFENNALDGFGRCTFANGNRYEGGFVNNQRQGRGTFLYTDGTRCEAPFQKNFMQGNGICLMNNGDRYEGGFRQSKWHGKGIYYFANGQKAIGNWRMGQFIPPPAKPPKRRPIKPKTRKTPKLLKVPSIQVPTR; this is encoded by the coding sequence ATGACAAAGTTTTTTGAGCTACCGCGATACTTCAAATTGTCTCTGGTCATCAGAGCCGCGGTCTTGGGGGGGGCTATTTTGATTATGCCCACACAGGCCCATGCCCGTAACGTTGATTTCTGTCGGGGTCGTGTACGACGTGATGCATTAAACGGCAACGGACGCTGCCAATTCCCGAGTGGCAATCGTTTTGATGGCAAGTTCCGTGACGATCGCCGTGAAGGCAAAGGGACGTTTACCTATGCTGATGGCACCCGCTGTCAGGGGAATTTTGTCGCCGATCAGCTCACCGGGTTTGCCAAGTGTCGGTATGGCAATGGTGATCGCTATGAAGGACTCTTTCAAAATAGTGTCCGACAAGGCGCGGGCAAGTTCTACTATGCCGACGGCACCTATTGCGAAGGTCGATTCGAGAATAATGCACTCGATGGATTTGGGCGCTGCACCTTTGCCAATGGCAATCGCTATGAAGGCGGTTTTGTCAACAACCAACGCCAAGGGCGGGGCACCTTTCTCTACACCGATGGCACGCGCTGTGAAGCCCCGTTCCAGAAAAATTTCATGCAAGGTAATGGCATCTGCCTCATGAACAATGGTGATCGCTATGAAGGCGGTTTCCGCCAAAGTAAATGGCATGGCAAAGGGATTTACTACTTCGCCAATGGCCAAAAAGCGATCGGCAATTGGCGCATGGGACAATTTATTCCCCCCCCCGCGAAGCCACCCAAGCGCCGTCCGATCAAGCCCAAGACGCGGAAAACACCCAAACTCTTAAAAGTTCCCAGCATTCAAGTCCCAACCCGCTAA
- a CDS encoding hemolysin family protein — protein MAQLVFTVLLVLFGSALCSGTEAAILSIPLLKARQIAQSRKPAALALMEIREKVNRPIAAIVILNNLFNIVGSIVIGRIAADLFGEVLLGVFSAILTFLIILFAEILPKTLGERYAENIGLIIAIPIRALTWLLLPVILLLEKLTAPLVQGDRRPVTDEAEIKLLAMLGYQEGMIEDDEAEMIQKVFRLNDMTAADIMTPRVAITYLEAADGLAAVKDVIIKSQHSRMIVVGEDIDHILGVALKAELLAAIVEEQGNATVQNVMREAHYIPETVRADKLLKTFQTSREHLMIVVDEYGGVLGVVTLEDVLEVLTGEIVDETDRNVDLQALARQRRRRLLKTHGFLSQN, from the coding sequence ATGGCCCAGCTTGTATTCACCGTTCTACTCGTGCTTTTCGGGTCGGCGCTATGCTCCGGGACAGAAGCCGCGATCCTATCGATTCCCCTGCTCAAGGCCCGCCAAATTGCCCAAAGTCGCAAACCGGCGGCCTTGGCCCTGATGGAAATTCGGGAAAAAGTGAATCGGCCGATTGCGGCGATCGTCATCCTCAACAATCTATTTAATATCGTCGGCAGTATCGTCATTGGCCGGATTGCAGCGGATCTATTTGGGGAAGTGCTATTGGGCGTCTTCTCGGCAATCCTGACATTTCTGATTATTTTATTTGCGGAGATTCTGCCCAAGACATTGGGTGAGCGCTACGCCGAGAACATTGGTTTGATTATCGCCATCCCGATTCGGGCGCTGACGTGGCTGTTACTACCGGTCATTTTGCTGCTTGAGAAGCTGACTGCGCCATTAGTGCAAGGCGATCGACGCCCAGTGACCGATGAAGCCGAAATTAAGCTTTTGGCCATGCTGGGCTATCAGGAAGGGATGATTGAAGATGATGAAGCGGAAATGATTCAGAAGGTGTTTCGGCTGAATGATATGACCGCCGCCGATATCATGACCCCCCGTGTGGCAATTACCTATCTGGAAGCCGCCGATGGATTGGCCGCCGTCAAAGATGTGATTATCAAATCCCAGCACAGCCGCATGATTGTGGTGGGTGAAGACATTGACCACATCTTAGGGGTGGCGCTGAAAGCGGAATTATTAGCCGCAATAGTCGAAGAACAAGGCAATGCGACTGTCCAAAATGTGATGCGAGAAGCCCACTATATTCCAGAAACCGTGCGCGCCGATAAGCTGCTGAAAACTTTTCAGACATCGCGGGAGCATTTAATGATTGTGGTTGACGAATACGGCGGCGTACTGGGAGTTGTCACCCTCGAAGATGTGTTGGAAGTGCTAACTGGCGAAATTGTGGATGAAACCGATCGGAATGTCGATCTACAGGCACTCGCACGACAACGTCGCCGCCGCTTGCTCAAGACCCACGGATTCCTCAGTCAAAATTAA
- a CDS encoding class I SAM-dependent methyltransferase encodes MTATTKLKPDWAGQDLLSRLVNVLIKTKPLYAVMKQQARKVLIKTAEKNGVAWRENVTTLKSPETQAKLESIVAQLTDPDLAYPDYYNVPFHAYNDGNLCWLAAYEAEPATYAMAMRVWLNEAMTWETAQDRLRSSFHHILDQHGPQQVQDILDIGCSVGISTRSLHQFYQVRNPQLKTTGLDLSPYMLSVASLRDAQNAITWQHGKAESTGFADQSWDIVTLQFVVHELPQAATRAILAEIHRILRPGGCLAIVDNNPQSPVIQNLPPVLFTLMKSTEPWSDEYYTFDLEAALTEAGFSAVMTEPSDPRHRTIIAQRE; translated from the coding sequence ATGACTGCGACCACCAAACTCAAACCTGACTGGGCTGGCCAAGATTTACTTTCCCGCCTCGTCAATGTGCTGATCAAAACTAAGCCGCTCTACGCTGTTATGAAGCAGCAGGCCCGCAAAGTTTTGATCAAAACCGCTGAGAAAAATGGGGTGGCGTGGCGCGAAAATGTGACGACCCTCAAATCGCCCGAAACCCAAGCCAAGTTGGAGTCGATCGTTGCTCAACTGACTGATCCTGACTTGGCATATCCGGATTATTACAACGTCCCGTTCCACGCCTATAACGACGGTAATCTCTGTTGGCTGGCCGCCTACGAAGCAGAACCCGCGACCTATGCAATGGCCATGCGGGTTTGGCTCAACGAAGCGATGACCTGGGAAACTGCCCAAGATCGCCTCCGGAGCAGCTTCCATCACATTCTCGATCAGCATGGTCCGCAGCAAGTCCAGGATATTCTTGATATTGGTTGCTCCGTCGGCATTTCGACGCGGAGTTTGCATCAGTTCTACCAAGTGCGAAACCCGCAGCTCAAGACAACCGGCCTCGATCTTTCTCCCTATATGCTCAGTGTGGCCAGCCTGCGGGACGCCCAAAATGCCATTACTTGGCAGCATGGCAAAGCTGAAAGTACTGGGTTTGCTGACCAATCTTGGGATATTGTGACCCTACAATTTGTGGTGCATGAGTTGCCGCAAGCGGCAACGCGCGCGATCTTGGCTGAAATCCACCGCATTTTGCGTCCTGGTGGTTGTCTGGCGATCGTCGATAACAATCCCCAATCTCCGGTGATCCAGAATCTGCCCCCGGTGCTGTTTACCCTGATGAAGAGTACCGAACCTTGGAGCGATGAATATTACACATTTGATCTAGAAGCGGCACTGACGGAAGCGGGTTTTAGTGCTGTGATGACGGAACCGAGCGACCCCCGTCATCGCACGATTATTGCGCAGCGTGAGTAA
- a CDS encoding MEKHLA domain-containing protein produces the protein MSTEPWATPEMIQHTQRLLSSFQHWTGRSLLLSQPGDPARQAQALFWAPFIVVSHGTEADPIFNYGNQQALALWEFDWAEFTQLPSRASAEPTERAAREQLLAEARTQGYISNYQGIRHSRSGKRFWIEHVILWDVLTEAGHNCGQAATFPTWTLIESSS, from the coding sequence ATGTCTACAGAGCCTTGGGCGACGCCAGAAATGATTCAACATACCCAGCGTTTGCTGTCGAGTTTTCAGCATTGGACGGGGCGATCGCTGCTGTTATCTCAACCGGGTGACCCAGCGCGTCAAGCACAAGCACTTTTCTGGGCACCATTTATTGTGGTTTCCCATGGGACTGAGGCCGATCCCATCTTTAATTACGGCAATCAGCAGGCCTTAGCGCTCTGGGAATTTGATTGGGCAGAATTCACGCAGTTACCATCGCGGGCCTCGGCGGAGCCGACGGAGCGGGCCGCACGGGAACAACTATTGGCGGAAGCCCGGACCCAGGGCTACATTAGCAATTACCAAGGGATTCGCCATTCTCGTTCGGGCAAACGCTTCTGGATTGAGCATGTAATTCTGTGGGATGTCTTGACGGAGGCGGGCCACAACTGTGGTCAGGCAGCGACTTTCCCAACTTGGACGTTGATTGAGTCATCGTCATAA
- a CDS encoding thiol-disulfide oxidoreductase DCC family protein gives MTHTVIYDGNCNLCSNLVQLLEQFDRGQRFEYIPMQDAAGLKRFSVTAQDCEMGMILIDNAATDRRWQGSDAAEEIGHLLPVGNWFVSAYRRLPLLKGAGDRVYEQVRDNRYAWFGRRKATYQSIYPAAVPAVNCEDGCDRYFPSTTDKAAN, from the coding sequence ATGACCCATACAGTAATCTATGACGGCAATTGCAACCTCTGTTCGAATTTGGTGCAGTTACTGGAGCAGTTCGATCGGGGCCAACGGTTTGAGTACATTCCGATGCAGGATGCTGCGGGGCTAAAGCGTTTTAGTGTGACAGCTCAAGATTGCGAAATGGGGATGATTTTGATCGATAATGCGGCGACTGATCGGCGATGGCAAGGCAGTGATGCGGCGGAAGAAATTGGTCATTTATTGCCAGTGGGAAATTGGTTCGTCAGTGCCTATCGCCGTTTGCCACTGTTGAAAGGGGCGGGCGATCGCGTCTATGAGCAAGTGCGAGACAATCGTTATGCTTGGTTTGGTCGCCGCAAAGCCACCTATCAATCCATTTACCCGGCGGCTGTTCCGGCGGTAAATTGCGAGGATGGCTGCGATCGCTACTTCCCTAGTACAACGGACAAAGCCGCGAACTAA
- a CDS encoding DUF3370 domain-containing protein, with amino-acid sequence MLLFPTFPIAQFSPVPVKPTVPVSVPGKPQSVVRPTPPPQPPNNALPPQPTLAPQPLLAPKEVIRLREIRPLQGQLDNVPVFNSNSPELVKTEGILLSTFPKKGMRHADAHLEYTFNQRFDFFSHHITRARNQSQTRSLFQGVLVYNPGDQPATIESLQAASYLTRPDALYVDLPSYVNDPIGRVFAGPGSRVVNDVLRGRRQGSLPLQVVVPPGEVRLLMNLPIPAGKVVPTSNGRSTLMRLKTNAPVHVANLAMYAPQDAKGRERVPKVEQWVNLLINGKLAGPRDRVPTPPDNPTNRIIYGRVSGVAVGSRWEANLTDGPKSKDLTIPKRGRAFSYGISLLPNGTFGTGQVQSAPMVVRYPDTAYLANGNYGIQYSLTLPLYNNTRKMQSIAVMLETPIKQDRAKNQAIFSIPPQARIFYRGTVRLRYRDDSGNRQTRYIHLVQRRGQQGEPLAQLNLAPKSRRTVEVDFLYPPDATPPQLLTVQTGAPQTQTASMPNP; translated from the coding sequence ATGCTGTTGTTTCCGACTTTTCCGATCGCGCAGTTTTCCCCAGTCCCTGTGAAGCCGACTGTGCCTGTATCAGTTCCAGGGAAGCCGCAATCCGTGGTGCGTCCAACGCCACCACCCCAGCCTCCCAATAATGCCTTACCGCCTCAACCCACCCTTGCACCCCAGCCATTGCTGGCGCCGAAAGAAGTGATTCGGCTGCGAGAAATTCGGCCGTTGCAAGGCCAGTTAGACAATGTGCCAGTCTTTAATAGTAATAGCCCAGAACTGGTGAAGACCGAGGGAATTCTCTTATCAACTTTTCCGAAAAAAGGCATGCGGCATGCGGATGCTCACCTTGAGTACACATTCAATCAGCGGTTTGATTTCTTCTCGCATCACATTACGCGGGCGCGGAATCAGAGTCAGACCCGGAGTCTATTTCAGGGTGTCTTGGTATACAATCCTGGCGATCAGCCGGCGACGATTGAGTCGCTGCAGGCCGCTTCCTATTTGACGCGGCCCGATGCGCTGTACGTGGATTTGCCATCCTATGTGAATGACCCGATCGGTCGCGTGTTTGCAGGACCGGGAAGTCGTGTGGTGAATGACGTGCTGCGGGGGCGTCGCCAGGGTAGCTTACCGTTACAAGTTGTCGTGCCACCGGGAGAAGTGCGGCTATTGATGAATCTGCCGATTCCGGCGGGTAAAGTGGTTCCAACCTCCAATGGTCGATCGACGTTAATGCGGCTGAAGACAAATGCCCCTGTGCATGTGGCGAATTTGGCGATGTATGCGCCGCAGGATGCGAAAGGGCGCGAACGAGTACCCAAGGTTGAACAATGGGTTAACCTGCTGATTAATGGCAAATTGGCGGGGCCACGTGATCGGGTGCCGACGCCGCCGGATAATCCGACTAATCGGATTATCTATGGTCGTGTTTCTGGTGTCGCGGTTGGGTCGCGCTGGGAAGCAAATCTGACGGATGGGCCGAAAAGTAAGGACTTGACAATTCCGAAACGCGGTCGCGCATTTTCCTATGGGATCAGCCTATTACCAAATGGGACGTTTGGGACCGGGCAGGTCCAGAGTGCGCCTATGGTTGTCCGGTATCCAGATACCGCGTATCTGGCGAATGGCAACTATGGAATTCAATATAGTTTGACGTTGCCGCTATATAACAACACGCGCAAAATGCAGTCGATCGCCGTGATGCTTGAAACCCCGATTAAGCAGGATCGGGCCAAAAATCAGGCAATTTTTTCCATTCCCCCCCAGGCCCGAATTTTCTATCGGGGAACGGTGCGTTTACGCTATCGCGATGATTCCGGGAATCGTCAGACCCGTTATATCCATTTGGTTCAGCGGCGAGGTCAGCAGGGTGAACCCTTAGCCCAACTAAATTTGGCGCCCAAATCACGCCGCACAGTGGAGGTGGATTTCCTGTATCCGCCAGATGCCACTCCCCCCCAGTTGCTCACGGTTCAAACTGGGGCGCCCCAAACTCAGACAGCTTCGATGCCGAATCCATGA
- a CDS encoding glycosyltransferase family 4 protein, producing the protein MLRITIDTSPILPRPSGIGFYVVKLLEELTRLLLEEASIELELMYQISLKSALRGNFSAPPVLQNYQNLRYFPLPVKITNLFVQHPQLFLPLFESACGFGDIFHGTNYTVFPLRQSRKVMTIYDLTFIKYPHYSNAVVQAYADRVRRCLRWTDLVLTISESSKRDIVEYLGFPAAKVIVTPLASRYSVADAHRSPNAPTIAGYDAQKPYILFVSTIEPRKNILGVIAAFDQLKKTQHIPHDLVLVGQKGWLFEPIFERIGQSPYCESIHHLDYLTNDQVSDFYRYADVFVYPSHYEGFGLPVLEAMTLGCPVVCSNNSSLPEVAGPAAVLVDADDAMQIAQGLAQVIGDRELRDQLIQQGFAQAQKFTWRATAERTLQAYKSLA; encoded by the coding sequence ATGCTGCGAATTACGATCGATACTAGCCCCATCTTGCCACGCCCCAGCGGGATTGGGTTTTACGTCGTCAAATTGCTAGAGGAACTGACGCGGCTTCTGCTTGAAGAGGCATCGATCGAGCTCGAGTTGATGTACCAAATCAGTCTCAAGAGTGCTTTGCGTGGTAATTTCTCCGCCCCTCCAGTATTACAGAACTATCAAAATCTCCGTTATTTTCCGCTCCCCGTCAAAATCACCAACTTATTTGTCCAGCATCCCCAACTATTCTTACCACTGTTTGAATCCGCCTGCGGATTTGGCGATATCTTCCACGGAACAAACTACACGGTTTTCCCCTTGCGCCAGAGTCGTAAAGTGATGACCATTTACGACCTCACGTTTATCAAATATCCGCACTACAGCAATGCCGTCGTGCAAGCCTATGCCGATCGTGTGCGGCGCTGCCTGCGGTGGACGGATTTAGTGCTGACTATTTCCGAAAGCTCTAAGCGAGACATCGTGGAATATCTCGGGTTTCCCGCAGCGAAGGTAATCGTCACACCCCTCGCCAGCCGTTACAGTGTTGCCGATGCTCACCGTAGCCCGAACGCCCCAACGATCGCGGGGTATGATGCCCAGAAACCCTACATTTTATTTGTTAGCACGATTGAACCGCGCAAAAATATTTTGGGCGTAATCGCCGCCTTTGACCAGCTCAAGAAAACGCAGCATATCCCACATGACTTAGTGCTAGTGGGCCAGAAAGGCTGGCTATTTGAACCAATTTTTGAGCGGATTGGGCAATCCCCCTACTGTGAATCAATCCATCATCTGGATTATCTTACGAACGATCAGGTAAGTGACTTCTATCGGTATGCGGATGTATTTGTCTACCCATCGCATTATGAGGGCTTTGGCTTACCCGTTTTAGAAGCAATGACGCTCGGATGCCCAGTCGTTTGCAGTAATAATTCTTCTTTGCCAGAAGTCGCTGGGCCGGCCGCCGTGCTCGTTGACGCAGACGATGCGATGCAGATTGCACAGGGCCTCGCGCAAGTAATCGGGGATCGGGAATTGCGCGACCAGCTCATCCAGCAAGGTTTCGCCCAAGCCCAAAAATTCACCTGGAGAGCGACCGCGGAACGCACACTCCAGGCCTATAAGTCTTTAGCCTAA